Proteins from one Desulfonema limicola genomic window:
- a CDS encoding methyl-accepting chemotaxis protein, which translates to MKLKYKLVIGAVTMIFTVVAIAITVTALIMNQQYRNISENLIQQSFSIVKKTLNEREGELLKYSRQMASAENIGLNLKYILENKNESEHLIMQATYEMVRDGIYTIARSTGVSEAALYDADGELTAFTLNRSNSFIFGYRHKVPGVMYEITELEHGSNSSEKLVKSYVSFDKIPSNLDNSVYVDKETVRYEVKNNFLCMVSYVPVMGQTYNVKTMAVEPRQFGVLMVSLQFNPSFIEEMAMLTGTQINLFTLKGLSAGTLTSYTEFDISVFKSGDSSNSLNGKTFIFSDVRIDKKDFVQGILPVKSGDETIAVFASLYSKDIAKTNTWQIIRLLCLIFLGCIFLFIPFAFFVSNYLTRTLNIIVDAANRIAQGDFNTEITIFQKDEIGELADAFRNMKDSIGNVAGEMNKVIHAVQNGRLDVRCNTGEYKGVWQDLLTGANNVVDAFAEPIFMTAESIDRISKGDIPEKINREFKGDFNKIRNNLNVLIDALNEITLIAEAVAGGDLEIDAKERSKHDRLMQAVNLMINRLNSIQKETDGLIRAAQDGRLEVRGNAEAFQGGWNHLVAGINSLIDAFSHPIAMTSAFMEKLSKGDFPDIITEDYKGDYNKIKQNLNMLIENNRGSVQVAERIARGDLSVRVNILSDKDVLGQSLTRMVKTIRDIVEEINSLTDSVMKGRLDIRGDENRFGGEYSGIIMGVNKTLDAVVNPLKMTAGYVDRLSKGDIPEKIIDEYKGDFDEIRLNLNAMIDNISSFAFDVRKSAEQVSSGSTQMSSEADQIAARIGQQAASIEEISASMEEMNSMVDQNADNARQTAAIAMKTAEDAHKGKEAMVDTVQAMKNISGKILIIEDIARQTNMLALNAAIEAARAGEYGKGFAVVAAEVRQLAQKSHKAAKTIKLLSDTNLEMAETTGLMLKNMVSGIQKTSELVQKISNSGIEQAHGITQVNNAIGQLEDVMQVNTASTEEMASSSRHFSAQAKKLLKSASFFRISDKTESFDKTKADVLNQQ; encoded by the coding sequence ATGAAATTGAAATATAAGCTTGTTATTGGTGCAGTAACAATGATTTTTACCGTAGTAGCAATTGCCATAACTGTTACAGCACTGATTATGAACCAGCAGTATCGCAATATCTCTGAAAACCTTATTCAACAATCTTTTTCAATCGTCAAAAAAACCTTGAATGAAAGAGAGGGGGAATTGTTGAAATATTCAAGGCAGATGGCATCAGCTGAGAATATTGGATTAAATCTCAAATATATATTGGAAAACAAAAACGAGTCTGAACATTTGATTATGCAGGCTACCTATGAAATGGTCAGGGATGGTATTTATACTATTGCCAGAAGTACTGGCGTATCAGAAGCAGCATTGTATGATGCAGACGGCGAATTGACCGCCTTTACCTTGAACAGGAGCAATAGTTTCATCTTTGGATACAGACACAAGGTTCCAGGGGTCATGTATGAAATAACAGAACTGGAACATGGATCAAACTCCTCGGAAAAACTGGTAAAATCTTATGTTTCTTTTGACAAGATACCTTCAAACCTGGATAATTCAGTATATGTGGATAAGGAAACCGTCAGATATGAGGTAAAAAACAATTTTCTCTGTATGGTTTCCTATGTCCCGGTTATGGGGCAGACATACAATGTCAAAACAATGGCTGTTGAACCCAGGCAGTTCGGCGTACTGATGGTTTCTTTACAATTCAATCCCTCTTTTATTGAAGAAATGGCAATGCTTACTGGAACCCAAATAAACCTGTTCACCCTGAAGGGACTCAGTGCCGGCACACTCACTTCTTACACAGAATTTGATATTTCTGTTTTCAAATCAGGGGATTCTTCCAACAGCCTTAACGGCAAAACTTTTATTTTCAGTGATGTGAGGATAGACAAAAAGGATTTTGTACAGGGTATTCTGCCTGTAAAGTCAGGAGATGAAACAATAGCAGTATTTGCATCTCTGTATTCTAAAGATATTGCAAAAACTAATACATGGCAGATTATCCGGCTTTTGTGTCTTATATTTTTAGGCTGTATTTTTCTTTTTATACCATTTGCTTTTTTTGTATCCAATTATCTTACAAGAACTTTGAATATAATTGTTGATGCAGCAAACCGCATTGCTCAGGGCGATTTTAATACAGAAATTACTATATTTCAAAAAGATGAAATTGGTGAACTTGCCGATGCTTTCAGGAATATGAAAGATTCCATAGGTAATGTTGCCGGTGAGATGAACAAGGTAATCCATGCTGTTCAGAACGGCAGGCTGGATGTCCGCTGCAATACAGGGGAATATAAAGGCGTATGGCAGGATCTTCTTACAGGAGCAAACAACGTAGTTGATGCTTTTGCAGAACCGATTTTCATGACAGCAGAATCAATTGACCGTATTTCCAAAGGCGATATTCCTGAAAAGATTAACAGGGAATTCAAGGGGGATTTTAACAAAATCAGAAATAACCTGAATGTACTCATTGATGCCTTGAATGAAATTACCCTGATTGCCGAGGCTGTCGCAGGCGGAGACCTGGAGATTGATGCAAAAGAACGTTCAAAACATGACAGGCTGATGCAGGCTGTGAACCTGATGATAAACAGGTTGAATTCAATCCAAAAAGAGACAGACGGACTGATACGGGCTGCACAAGACGGCAGACTGGAGGTGCGCGGTAATGCAGAAGCTTTTCAAGGAGGGTGGAATCATCTGGTTGCCGGAATAAATTCACTGATTGACGCATTTTCACATCCAATAGCTATGACATCGGCATTTATGGAAAAGTTATCCAAAGGAGATTTCCCTGATATAATCACAGAAGATTATAAAGGTGATTATAATAAAATAAAGCAAAATCTGAATATGCTCATAGAAAATAACCGGGGATCTGTCCAGGTTGCGGAAAGAATTGCCAGGGGAGATTTGTCAGTCAGGGTAAATATTTTGTCTGACAAGGATGTTCTCGGGCAATCCCTTACCAGGATGGTAAAAACAATCAGGGATATTGTCGAAGAGATCAATAGTCTTACAGACTCTGTCATGAAAGGCAGGCTTGATATCCGGGGAGATGAAAACAGGTTTGGGGGAGAGTATTCAGGAATTATCATGGGGGTTAATAAAACACTGGATGCAGTGGTTAATCCTTTGAAAATGACAGCAGGTTATGTTGACCGCCTTTCCAAAGGAGATATCCCTGAAAAAATTATTGATGAGTATAAGGGCGATTTTGATGAGATCAGGCTCAATCTCAATGCAATGATTGATAATATAAGCAGCTTTGCCTTTGATGTCCGAAAATCCGCAGAACAGGTATCCTCTGGCAGTACGCAGATGAGTTCAGAGGCAGACCAGATAGCAGCAAGGATCGGTCAGCAGGCTGCAAGTATAGAAGAAATATCCGCTTCCATGGAAGAAATGAACAGCATGGTTGACCAGAATGCGGATAATGCCCGGCAGACGGCTGCCATTGCCATGAAAACAGCAGAGGATGCTCATAAGGGAAAAGAGGCAATGGTTGACACGGTTCAGGCTATGAAAAACATATCAGGCAAGATACTTATCATCGAAGATATTGCCAGGCAGACCAATATGCTTGCTCTTAACGCAGCTATTGAAGCAGCCCGTGCTGGTGAATATGGCAAAGGATTTGCCGTAGTAGCGGCAGAAGTCCGGCAGCTAGCCCAGAAAAGCCATAAAGCTGCCAAAACCATAAAGCTGCTCTCTGATACCAACCTTGAAATGGCTGAAACGACGGGGCTGATGCTCAAAAACATGGTATCCGGCATACAGAAAACCTCGGAGCTGGTTCAAAAAATCAGTAATTCAGGCATTGAGCAGGCTCACGGCATCACCCAGGTAAACAATGCTATTGGACAGCTAGAGGATGTAATGCAGGTAAATACCGCATCAACTGAAGAAATGGCATCCTCAAGCCGTCATTTTTCAGCCCAGGCAAAAAAACTGCTTAAATCAGCATCATTTTTCAGGATTTCCGATAAAACAGAATCCTTTGACAAAACAAAGGCAGATGTCCTGAATCAGCAGTAA
- a CDS encoding ABC transporter substrate-binding protein: MKKLIWLMAIFLTGAFSPVAADQKILTIGVSGTYSGGFASVGKSVSDGEADYLHWLGAKGGIEYKSPDGSTEKAGIRVIVEDNRYNPAQAVNIYESFRAKGVNMIIGFGSTPGQVCAANASKDRIPYLSWYAYATPLGYRPSPQYYWTFLPTIAESATPAIKWFIQEKWKGPGIPKIGIMAANVPSWRILGKPGMMDTYIRNIGGELGGVEFIPMVTPDMTVTIGKLVMGKQVNALLLIGNSSQAVVLAKNLKQMGIDTQKTTVIFNISAWDETLFKSASQEIEGIYGEIHTALPDENVPGMQIVREAAALAGRTPEEIVVNYINGVIGSMTLETVVRNALEKHGYEKVVQSGEYIRDEIHKLKSFDPLGLSAPVGVLHPDMPYFYNHARIVKASKGKFIKAGQWISIDRIPGAME; encoded by the coding sequence ATGAAAAAGCTTATTTGGCTGATGGCGATATTCTTGACAGGGGCATTTTCACCTGTTGCAGCAGATCAGAAAATACTGACCATAGGAGTATCAGGCACATACAGCGGCGGATTTGCATCTGTCGGGAAAAGCGTGTCTGACGGTGAAGCAGACTACCTGCACTGGCTGGGGGCTAAAGGAGGAATTGAATACAAATCTCCAGACGGCAGTACTGAAAAAGCAGGTATCCGTGTTATAGTTGAAGATAACCGGTATAATCCTGCACAAGCTGTAAATATCTATGAATCCTTTAGGGCAAAAGGCGTGAATATGATTATTGGTTTTGGAAGTACGCCAGGGCAGGTATGTGCTGCAAATGCATCCAAAGACCGTATTCCTTATCTGTCATGGTATGCGTACGCAACCCCTCTGGGATACAGACCCAGCCCCCAGTATTACTGGACATTTCTTCCAACCATTGCTGAATCTGCAACACCTGCAATCAAATGGTTTATTCAGGAAAAATGGAAAGGTCCCGGCATACCAAAGATCGGCATTATGGCAGCTAATGTACCAAGCTGGCGGATACTGGGTAAACCCGGCATGATGGATACCTATATCCGAAATATCGGGGGAGAATTGGGAGGGGTTGAGTTTATTCCCATGGTAACCCCGGATATGACTGTTACAATCGGAAAACTGGTTATGGGAAAACAGGTAAATGCACTTCTTCTTATCGGAAACTCATCTCAAGCTGTTGTACTTGCAAAAAATCTGAAACAAATGGGTATTGATACCCAGAAAACAACCGTGATCTTCAATATCAGTGCATGGGATGAAACGCTTTTTAAGTCAGCATCCCAGGAAATTGAAGGAATTTATGGAGAAATCCATACTGCACTTCCTGATGAAAATGTTCCAGGAATGCAGATAGTCAGGGAAGCAGCAGCTTTGGCAGGCAGAACCCCGGAAGAGATTGTGGTCAATTACATTAATGGTGTTATAGGCTCAATGACACTTGAGACCGTTGTAAGAAATGCTTTGGAAAAGCACGGATACGAGAAGGTTGTCCAGTCAGGGGAATATATCCGGGATGAAATACATAAACTCAAATCCTTTGATCCGCTGGGACTTAGCGCACCTGTCGGGGTTTTACACCCGGATATGCCTTATTTTTATAATCATGCAAGGATTGTTAAGGCTTCCAAAGGCAAATTCATTAAAGCCGGGCAATGGATTTCAATTGACAGAATCCCTGGAGCAATGGAATAA